One part of the Rutidosis leptorrhynchoides isolate AG116_Rl617_1_P2 chromosome 1, CSIRO_AGI_Rlap_v1, whole genome shotgun sequence genome encodes these proteins:
- the LOC139875444 gene encoding large ribosomal subunit protein eL18x-like has protein sequence MGIDLVAGGKSKRTKRTAPRSDDIYLKLLVKLYRFLVRRTGSNFNAVILKRLFMSKVNKPPISLSRLARYMAGKEEKIAVIVGTVTDDVRVPEIPCMKVTALRFTETARARIEKAGGECLTFDQLALRAPLGQNTVLLRGPKNSREAVRHFGKAPGVPHSHTKPYVRSKGRKFEKARGRRNSRGFRN, from the exons ATG GGTATAGATCTTGTTGCAGGTGGAAAGAGCAAGCGGACCAAAAGAACCGCACCTAGATCCGATGATATCTACCTTAAGCTTCTTGTCAAG CTTTATAGGTTTTTAGTTAGGAGGACTGGAAGTAACTTCAATGCTGTGATTTTGAAGAGGCTTTTCATGAGCAAAGTCAACAAACCCCCAATTTCCCTCTCTCGTTTAGCTCGTTACATGGCTGGCAAG GAGGAGAAGATTGCTGTGATTGTTGGTACAGTTACAGACGATGTTCGTGTGCCTGAGATTCCATGCATGAAGGTTACTGCATTGAGGTTTACTGAGACTGCCAGGGCAAGGATTGAGAAGGCTGGTGGTGAATGTTTGACCTTTGACCAGTTGGCTCTTAGGGCTCCTCTTGGACAGAACACG GTTTTGCTAAGGGGTCCAAAGAACTCTCGTGAAGCAGTTAGGCACTTCGGAAAGGCTCCCGGGGTCCCACACAGTCACACCAAGCCCTATGTGCGCTCCAAGGGCAGGAAGTTTGAGAAGGCTAGAGGAAGAAGAAACAGCAGAGGCTTTAGAAACTAA